Below is a window of Synechococcus sp. UW179A DNA.
TCGGCAATATTTTCAATGCTCTCAAAAATGATACGGAAGCGATAAAACTCTATAAAGCTGCTTTGTCCATCGACAAGAATTACACACCAGCAATCAACAATTTAGGGTTGATCGCGAAACGACAGGGCAATCTTGCCGCTGCAGAGCAGTTAATCAAAAGAGCTTGCGATCTTGATCAATCCTTCGCCCCATATCACATAAATCTGGGCGGGATCTACAAAGACATCGGCAATCTTGATCAGGCACTTGCCTCTACTCTTCAGTCGCTAAAGCTCATGCCTGATAACCCCGAAGCCCACATGAACCTGGGCAGTATCTACCAAGATCTCGGCAACCTTGATCAAGCTCTTACCTCCACTCTTCAATCCCTAAAGCTCAAGCCTGACAACCCAACTGCCCAAATGAATCTGGGGAGTATCTACAAAGATCTCGGTAATCTTGATCAGGCTCTTACCTCCACTCACAAATCACTAGATCTCCAACCTGATAATCCCAATACCCTCATCAACCTGGGCGGCATTTACAAAGATCTCGGCAATTTTGATCAGGCTCTTGCCTACACTCTTCAATCCCTAAAGCTCAAGCCTGATAACCCCGAAGCCCACATGAACCTGGGCAGTATCTACCAAGATCTCGGCAACCTTGATCAAGCTCTTACCTCCACTCTTCAATCCCTAAAGCTCAAGCCTAATAACCCCGATGCCCTCATGAACTTAGGCAGCTTGTACAAAGATCTCGGCAATCTTGATCAAGCACTTGCCTCCACTCTTCAATCCCTGAAGCTCAAGCCTGATAATCCCGATACCCTCATCAACTTGGGCGGCATTTACAAAGATCTCGGCAATCTTGATCAAGCACTTGCCTCCACTCTTCAATCCCTAAAGCTCAAACCTAATAACCCCGATGCCCTCATGAACTTAGGCAGCATGTACAAAGATCTCGGCAATCTTGATCAAGCCCTTACATCCACTCTTCAATCCCTAGAACTCAAACCTGATAATCCCACTGCCCATATGAATCTGGGGAGCATCTACAAAGACCTAGGAAACCTTGATCAGGCTGTTGCCTCCACTCGTAAATCCCTGGAGATCGAGCCTGGTGCACCAAAGGCGTTGTATTCACTAGGAACAATCACGATAGCACAAGGGGAGATTCAAGAAGCCAGAAAATACTTACTAAATTCTATTAAAAACAACTCTCAGGAATATGGAGCATATTTTGAATTAAGCAAAATGCTGAAAACGGCAGAAGAAGCTAGAGAGCTAGTCAACGTTATTAATTCAGCAAAGTCAGCGAAAGAAATCCCTCAAAACAAATGCCTTATCGAGTTTGCAATATCAAACTGCTTACACAAAGCAGAACATTATGACGAGGCAGCCAAACACCTCAAATTAGCAAATGAAAACAAATTAATGGTATTCCCATCTGACATCAAAACTCTAACGCAATTAATTACGACTAGCCTCTCACGCTTCGATCCCAAGGGAGCAAGGAATGTCAGTATCAATAGCGGCAAGGATAGGATTTTTATTGTTGGCATGCCAAGAAGCGGCTCCACCCTATTAGAAACAATATTGAGCATGAGTCCAAAGGTTAAAGATCTTGGAGAAAGCAACTCTCTGATAAAGGCAATTACAAAAATGCAACAGCATGAAGGGGACACATCTGACAACCAAAATCTCAACGAGCTGTACTCACAATTTGAGCCGATCAATACCACTCTGCATAAATACACAACTGACAAGCAATTGTATAACTTTATCTACATCAACCAAATCGCTACCCATATGCCTGGAGCCAAAATCATTCATTGCCAAAGAAATCCAATGGATAATATTCTATCGATGTACAGAAGCAATCTGAGGGCTGGAAATAACTACACAGCAAGCCTAGAAGATTCGGCGACAGTTCTTAATGCTCAGGAACAAGCCATGCAACTCCAGAAAAAAAGATATCCTGGGAAAATATTCACATTTAATTATGACCAATTTGTCAAAGCACCTGAGCAGAATTTGTCCAAACTTCTAGAATGGTTAGGCCTAGAATTTGACGAAAGCTATCTTCACCCAGAGAAATGCACAAGAAGCGTAAATACAGCCAGTGCCACTCAAGCAAGGAAACCCATCAGCAACAAATCTGTAGGTGGTTGGAAAAACTATAAAGACCTACTCAAACCCGCCCAGAAAATTTTAGAAGAATGCGGAATTAAAATAGAGTAAATCAGGGAATACCCATCCAGAAATATTATAAAGACCCTCAGATCGATTTTCTATTATTACAAGCCTTCAACAAAAACCTCCCGTCCACCGCCTCTGATGAGCAGTAAATCAGCAGTCCATTATTTATAACTGTATCTACCGATTCACAACAAAAGTTCTTTATGAGCGTCTACATTAGAAGTACCTCGTCCTTTTTATCCGGCTTTATGTTCAAGATCTTGAGCAGTGCTTAAAGAAAAAATCTTTAATTGCCACCTTGTAACAACCAGACTTTGTCAGGCTTGTCATACGCATCAGGGCTTACTCTGTCTGATGAAAGGCTTTCACTTTTCGTCAATTGAAAAAGACAATTGCAAAGGAAGTCCAAGTGATCTACTTAGTTGTTAAAAGAAAAGATGCTGACGCTGCTGAGTTACTAATCAAACTAAACTAAACAGAATGAAACCTCATGCGACAAGCATTATGAACTTCTTGAAAGCAGTTAAATCTACGCATACATTCTCAATTGTAAAACCAATTACTATTAAACCAAAAGCTCTCAATAGCAGAAAAAAAAGCACTTAACGAGGAAGAGACGCGGGAACAAAGCTTATAAACGAAAATCCAGTGAATCCATATTCTAAGGAATCCTGAGTCTGAATTTCTCCCACCTTTCTTCAATCCACTGAGAATTGCTCTAGCTCACCATGTCTGAACCTTTACACGTCCCATTGGCTTCGCATAGATCCTGAGCAATTTCTCAGTCCTATGTCCTGCCACTGCCGCCAAATCAGCAGGACTATTCCAAATCGCTAGAAAACAACTCAGAAACGCGTACCTTTGGACATAAAGACTCTTTGGAGGTCGCCACACGCCGCTGAGATCGCTTCCAGGCCTTCTCTAACCTCTCTAACCCTGAGTCATACAGATGTCATTAAGGCTTCGACTTCATAAACACCAAGAAGTCTTTCGTATTCAGTCCCAGTACTGCTCCGTATCTCTGTGCTGCCTGGACACCGTGACGGATGACTGACTCAACGGAAACATACGAGCATTTCATGTCTTGGTATCTGACAACAACCGTTGAACTTATTGAACCTCAATGGATTCTTGAACTTCGCTCTGCATTATCTAGCACCTCTCAAAAATTAAAAATATAAAAACCTGAAGGGCTTTGAAGCAGTATGGCGTCAGAGACCGAGTTCCAGCTACCTTCTGGCTTTTGAAGTCTAAAGAATCCCGAACATGCTTAGATAGTTCCTTCATCACTTCAACGATAACGAGCGATCGGCACTCGCCGCTTCGCGCATTGCGAAAAGACGAACAAGATCGCAGAGATCGATAATCCAATAATTATAATAAGAGGCTCAACTGGTAATCCGCTGTTGCCCAGAACAACATCGAAACTCGATAGGTGATTCACTGACCCAAACTTGCTGCGAATTTTACCCGTGAGATCAATGGGATATGGTGCAGTGTTGAGCTGGGGAAAGCCTAGAGAATGCGACGAAATGATCAAACGGCAAAGAGCGAAGTGCAGGAGAAGACTGGAAAGAAACTGAACGTGACCTAACAAGCGGCTTGAGTATGGCTAAAAGCATGACTAGCGCATAGCTCAAACACTGTAGATTGCACTCCAGACAAGACACAAACACTCAGAAGATCAAAGGATCATTCAGGATCTCTTATCCACTAGGCGACATCGAAAGTGCTTACAGACTTGCCAACAACATCTCTAGAACGAACCCGAAAGTCCGTTTCCATGGAAGTTCGCTAACTAATCACTCCAGACTATTGGACAAGCCTAAAAGGCTAAACAATGCTTACAAAAACTCATTAGCTAGAGACCATCTATACAGAAAAAAGAAGATACAGTAAATAATTTTGAACATTCACCAAATAATACAAAGCAATAAAAACTATGAATCCATTTTAGTCGTTACCCAGAATAACGCACCAGCAATCTTGAATAAGGCTCAAGCATCGTAGTACAGGCACAATTAAGCTGCATAGTATATATCGGAAAGAATAAACGCTCGATGCAAAACACAATGCCACACAGCACCAGAG
It encodes the following:
- a CDS encoding tetratricopeptide repeat-containing sulfotransferase family protein is translated as MDQKTIQDLSLSGRHQECLQASQQLLQTEPQNPFPWKYAGKSFLALGQFEKAKQCLLKSHELDNKDPETIKDIGNIFNALKNDTEAIKLYKAALSIDKNYTPAINNLGLIAKRQGNLAAAEQLIKRACDLDQSFAPYHINLGGIYKDIGNLDQALASTLQSLKLMPDNPEAHMNLGSIYQDLGNLDQALTSTLQSLKLKPDNPTAQMNLGSIYKDLGNLDQALTSTHKSLDLQPDNPNTLINLGGIYKDLGNFDQALAYTLQSLKLKPDNPEAHMNLGSIYQDLGNLDQALTSTLQSLKLKPNNPDALMNLGSLYKDLGNLDQALASTLQSLKLKPDNPDTLINLGGIYKDLGNLDQALASTLQSLKLKPNNPDALMNLGSMYKDLGNLDQALTSTLQSLELKPDNPTAHMNLGSIYKDLGNLDQAVASTRKSLEIEPGAPKALYSLGTITIAQGEIQEARKYLLNSIKNNSQEYGAYFELSKMLKTAEEARELVNVINSAKSAKEIPQNKCLIEFAISNCLHKAEHYDEAAKHLKLANENKLMVFPSDIKTLTQLITTSLSRFDPKGARNVSINSGKDRIFIVGMPRSGSTLLETILSMSPKVKDLGESNSLIKAITKMQQHEGDTSDNQNLNELYSQFEPINTTLHKYTTDKQLYNFIYINQIATHMPGAKIIHCQRNPMDNILSMYRSNLRAGNNYTASLEDSATVLNAQEQAMQLQKKRYPGKIFTFNYDQFVKAPEQNLSKLLEWLGLEFDESYLHPEKCTRSVNTASATQARKPISNKSVGGWKNYKDLLKPAQKILEECGIKIE